The Acidobacteriota bacterium genome includes a window with the following:
- a CDS encoding glycerophosphodiester phosphodiesterase has product MSRTLIRLGQLGLLALLLVSLPLAVSLAQPEKKILIAHRGASGYAPEHTIEAYRLGIEQKADFIEQDLQITKDGVLVCLHDLTLERTTDIEEVFPERATVENGVKHWYVADFTLAEIKRLDAGSWFNEKFKGTRVLTFTEAIQAVRGKAGLYPETKEPEVYGKRGFEMEKLLLAELKKHKLDQPNADPKTPIIIQSFSAASLRKLAFELNSKLTRVFLVHNGNEKQWLNPAGLQEVKKFADGIGPSKSLIEAEPKIVQWAHELGLTVTPYTFHLGQSGKYKDVREEMRQFLFTYGVDALFTDNPDQFPR; this is encoded by the coding sequence ATGTCACGCACCCTTATTCGACTTGGGCAACTTGGCTTGCTCGCTTTGTTGCTGGTCAGTTTGCCGCTCGCCGTCAGCTTGGCCCAGCCCGAAAAGAAAATCCTGATTGCGCATCGCGGCGCGTCGGGTTACGCGCCGGAGCACACCATCGAGGCCTACCGGCTGGGCATTGAACAGAAGGCCGATTTCATCGAGCAGGATTTGCAGATCACCAAAGACGGCGTGCTGGTTTGTCTGCACGACCTCACACTCGAACGCACGACCGATATTGAAGAAGTTTTCCCTGAACGTGCGACCGTTGAAAACGGCGTCAAGCATTGGTACGTGGCCGATTTCACCTTGGCCGAAATCAAGCGGCTGGACGCGGGCAGTTGGTTCAACGAAAAATTCAAAGGGACGCGCGTGCTGACCTTCACCGAAGCCATTCAAGCCGTGCGTGGCAAAGCCGGTCTTTACCCTGAAACCAAAGAGCCAGAAGTGTATGGCAAACGCGGTTTCGAGATGGAAAAGCTGCTGCTGGCCGAGCTGAAGAAGCACAAGCTGGATCAACCCAACGCCGATCCCAAAACGCCCATCATCATCCAATCCTTCAGTGCCGCCAGCCTGCGCAAACTGGCGTTCGAGTTGAATTCAAAACTGACACGCGTGTTTCTGGTGCATAACGGGAATGAAAAGCAGTGGCTGAATCCCGCAGGTTTGCAAGAGGTCAAGAAATTCGCCGACGGCATCGGCCCCTCCAAAAGCCTGATCGAAGCCGAGCCGAAGATCGTTCAATGGGCGCATGAACTGGGGCTGACGGTGACGCCGTATACCTTCCACCTCGGTCAATCTGGAAAATACAAAGACGTGCGCGAAGAGATGCGGCAGTTCCTGTTTACGTATGGCGTGGATGCGCTGTTTACGGACAACCCCGATCAGTTTCCAAGATAG
- a CDS encoding MFS transporter: protein METTAQAAPAQLSFREVLQLPPVRRLWLAQIVSIFGDFLALFAVLSVVSFKLHGSALQVTLISVAFMIPFAFVGPLAGVFVDRWNVKRTMIASDLIRSGLALCLVFAHSLTQLYLILFALSFVSTFFVPAQTITLRTIVPQNGLMAANALMQQAFQLVRIVSPALAGLMVERLGAQSCYYVDFVSFLFSASMIASLVIAREAKQPDPNSHPLKSLLDDLMAGIKFCFTHETLAFVILAMSAAMFAISCFGPLIAIYVRDDLHANSTAFGIINALIGVGMIFGTLNMNRVPVRVSKSQLILLGLLTMGAFVLLLAAWRSLIGAGVGMFGIGLGVVFVFVSAQTLMQGQTPMEMMGRVSGSLMAALSWAQLIGLAISGSLAHATGVRALFFASAVMLAAFAGIGYFRLPNNAVTTGPSPTVS from the coding sequence ATGGAAACCACCGCTCAAGCAGCACCTGCGCAACTCAGTTTCCGCGAAGTCTTGCAATTGCCGCCCGTGCGCCGTTTGTGGCTGGCGCAAATCGTCAGCATCTTTGGCGACTTTCTGGCGCTCTTCGCCGTGCTGAGCGTCGTCTCGTTCAAATTGCATGGTTCGGCGCTGCAAGTCACGCTTATCAGCGTGGCCTTCATGATTCCGTTCGCCTTTGTCGGCCCGCTCGCCGGGGTGTTTGTAGACCGCTGGAACGTAAAGCGCACAATGATTGCCAGCGATTTGATACGGTCGGGGCTGGCGCTCTGCCTGGTGTTCGCCCACAGCTTGACTCAGCTTTATCTAATTCTGTTCGCGCTCAGCTTTGTCTCGACTTTCTTTGTCCCGGCGCAAACGATCACGCTGCGCACCATCGTACCGCAGAATGGTTTGATGGCGGCGAACGCGCTGATGCAGCAAGCCTTTCAACTGGTGCGCATCGTCAGCCCGGCGCTGGCGGGGTTGATGGTCGAACGGCTGGGCGCGCAATCGTGTTATTACGTAGACTTCGTGAGCTTTCTGTTCTCCGCCTCAATGATCGCCTCGCTGGTGATTGCGCGCGAAGCGAAACAACCCGATCCCAACAGCCATCCGCTCAAATCATTGCTGGATGATTTGATGGCCGGGATCAAATTCTGCTTTACGCACGAGACATTGGCCTTTGTCATTCTGGCCATGTCGGCGGCGATGTTTGCGATCAGTTGCTTTGGGCCGCTGATCGCGATTTATGTGCGCGATGACCTGCACGCCAATTCAACCGCCTTCGGCATCATCAACGCGCTAATTGGCGTCGGCATGATCTTCGGCACGCTGAATATGAACCGGGTGCCCGTGCGGGTCAGCAAGAGCCAGTTGATTCTGCTGGGGCTGTTGACGATGGGCGCCTTCGTGCTGCTGCTGGCCGCCTGGCGCAGCCTGATCGGCGCGGGCGTCGGCATGTTCGGCATCGGGCTGGGCGTCGTGTTCGTCTTTGTTTCGGCCCAGACGCTGATGCAGGGGCAAACGCCGATGGAGATGATGGGCCGTGTCAGCGGCAGTCTGATGGCCGCGCTCTCGTGGGCGCAATTGATCGGTCTGGCGATTTCCGGTTCGCTCGCGCACGCGACCGGCGTCAGAGCGCTGTTTTTTGCCAGCGCCGTGATGCTGGCGGCCTTCGCGGGCATCGGCTATTTTCGTTTACCCAACAATGCGGTGACGACGGGGCCAAGCCCGACAGTTTCGTAA
- a CDS encoding sugar phosphate isomerase/epimerase — MKNAIPRRQFIQSMTAASLTAVSGSVVSGAAQKNPMQTTKKRNLKLGFDNFAIRAFGWKAPQLLDYAATLKVDTVLFSDLDVYENHSEAYLKDIKKKADDLGIEVQAGTGSICPSAKSFNKKYGTSEEHLALLIRVAQTLGSRVARCYQGTFDDRLLPGGLEARWQDTIKVCHAVRMRALDAGVKIAIENHAGDMQAWELVNLIEACGRDFVGATLDSGNAAWTLEDPLHNLEILGPYAATTGIRDSMIWETPEGASVMWMAMGDGLVDWPKYFDRFAQLCPGVAVQLEIISGGIRPFPYQQADFWTPYHDIRAQEFLGFTQLAKRGQARAPFKVPAGQERRVAEQEYQKAELEKSLKYCREVLGLGLK, encoded by the coding sequence ATGAAAAACGCGATACCACGCCGCCAGTTTATCCAATCTATGACTGCCGCCTCCCTGACTGCCGTTTCTGGCTCGGTCGTCTCGGGCGCGGCGCAAAAGAATCCCATGCAAACAACCAAGAAACGCAATTTGAAACTGGGCTTTGACAATTTCGCCATCCGCGCCTTTGGCTGGAAGGCGCCGCAACTGCTCGATTACGCGGCCACGTTAAAGGTGGATACCGTGCTCTTTTCCGACCTCGACGTGTATGAGAACCACAGCGAAGCCTATCTGAAAGACATCAAGAAAAAAGCCGACGATCTGGGCATCGAAGTGCAGGCCGGAACGGGCAGCATTTGCCCGTCGGCCAAAAGCTTCAACAAGAAATACGGCACATCCGAAGAACATCTGGCCTTGCTGATTCGCGTCGCGCAAACGCTGGGTTCGCGTGTGGCGCGTTGCTACCAGGGCACCTTCGACGACCGCCTGTTGCCCGGCGGCTTGGAGGCGCGCTGGCAGGATACGATCAAGGTTTGCCACGCCGTGCGTATGCGTGCCTTGGATGCGGGCGTGAAAATCGCCATCGAAAATCATGCGGGCGACATGCAAGCCTGGGAATTGGTGAATCTGATCGAAGCCTGTGGCCGCGATTTCGTCGGCGCGACGCTCGATTCCGGCAATGCCGCCTGGACGCTGGAAGACCCGCTGCACAATCTGGAAATCCTGGGGCCTTATGCGGCCACGACCGGCATACGCGATTCGATGATTTGGGAAACGCCCGAGGGTGCGTCAGTGATGTGGATGGCGATGGGCGATGGGTTGGTGGATTGGCCGAAATACTTCGACCGCTTTGCGCAACTGTGCCCCGGCGTTGCGGTGCAACTCGAAATCATTTCTGGCGGCATTCGCCCGTTCCCTTATCAGCAAGCGGATTTCTGGACGCCTTACCACGACATCCGCGCGCAGGAGTTCTTGGGCTTCACTCAGCTCGCCAAACGCGGCCAGGCGCGCGCGCCATTCAAGGTCCCGGCGGGGCAGGAGCGGCGCGTGGCCGAACAGGAATATCAAAAGGCGGAGTTGGAAAAGAGCCTCAAGTATTGCCGCGAAGTGCTGGGGTTGGGGCTTAAGTGA
- a CDS encoding DUF2203 domain-containing protein: protein MNDQLDMKLFSVEEANALLPVVRSLFGQIDRERAVLRRLAPEAKRAYDRAEENGGIDQGVKYAHALTGFMVAVQQLLSLGVEIKDFERGLCDFPHWRDGRVVYLCWQRGEDRIEWWHDTDAGFAGRQPL from the coding sequence ATGAACGATCAACTCGACATGAAATTGTTTTCCGTGGAAGAAGCCAACGCGCTGTTGCCGGTGGTGCGCAGTCTGTTCGGGCAGATTGACCGCGAACGCGCCGTGCTGCGCCGCCTGGCCCCTGAAGCCAAACGCGCTTATGACCGCGCCGAAGAGAATGGCGGCATTGATCAAGGGGTCAAATACGCCCACGCGCTGACCGGCTTTATGGTCGCCGTGCAACAGCTTTTGAGCCTCGGCGTCGAGATCAAGGATTTCGAGCGCGGGTTGTGCGACTTCCCCCACTGGCGCGACGGGCGTGTCGTTTACCTGTGCTGGCAACGCGGCGAAGACCGCATCGAATGGTGGCACGATACCGACGCCGGGTTTGCGGGGCGACAGCCGTTGTGA
- the bcp gene encoding thioredoxin-dependent thiol peroxidase translates to MASELKVGSKAPAFSLKNTDGQTVKLADFKGKKVVLYFYPKDDTPGCTKEACSFRDNYAALQKRGVVVLGVSADDQKAHQKFTAKYGLPFTLLSDPEHTMLEKYHAWVEKSLYGRKYMGIARITYIIDEEGKIAHIFSKVKPETHSQDVLAVIDAL, encoded by the coding sequence ATGGCAAGCGAACTCAAGGTCGGCAGCAAAGCGCCCGCCTTCAGTCTGAAAAACACCGACGGGCAGACGGTCAAGCTGGCCGACTTCAAAGGCAAAAAAGTCGTGCTGTATTTTTATCCCAAAGACGACACGCCCGGTTGCACGAAAGAGGCGTGCAGCTTCCGCGACAATTACGCCGCGTTACAAAAGCGCGGTGTGGTGGTCTTGGGCGTCAGCGCCGATGACCAAAAGGCGCATCAGAAATTCACCGCGAAATATGGGCTGCCGTTCACGCTCTTGTCAGACCCCGAACATACGATGCTCGAAAAGTACCACGCCTGGGTTGAGAAAAGTCTATACGGCAGGAAGTACATGGGCATTGCGCGCATCACCTACATCATTGACGAAGAGGGCAAGATCGCGCACATCTTCAGCAAAGTGAAACCGGAGACGCACAGCCAGGATGTGTTGGCAGTCATTGACGCGCTATGA
- a CDS encoding trypsin-like peptidase domain-containing protein gives MNGIVIRLAGVPNPETRILQQEAISIGTAADCDLQIVTEDHFLPPETYLLTLRLKDGVYRVAAATSEANLLRDGEPIAVGEAIHDGDTFHFGSTGIRLRFFALSEATELNDSLALGTAVLKRVGPASKPLRIRRSRNGSAETLPIPRTDVALVFVKQLVRELAAEIPKRWLYVMGGLAVLLVGAAIYIPTLGFIQGRQNQRAINDLNKTIEETRTKLEAVNKELTKVGENAQNAITSVSFASQVVKSYGDSVCLIYGMYTFVDPRAGREARFREFSENSNPISASGGLNLSTDGNGRVYETEFIGTGFLVDKGIVLTNRHVLQPWEDDPVASLIRAQGFRPRVRELLVYFPKAHQPIALKQLEISTDRDIALCGFEQGDLNLPVLPLDEKDEGAVSGQSVVLMGYPAGLEGLLARVDERERWGLSRVTLHAALNELAGREQIRPQSTQGHIGDITPRQLVHDAPTSEGGSGSPVFGLNGKVIGVNQAVMLNTPSNFAVPIRYGVELIQKHKAQARADDGASSASPVLGQ, from the coding sequence ATGAACGGGATTGTCATCCGGCTGGCCGGTGTGCCTAACCCAGAGACCCGCATCCTGCAACAAGAGGCCATCAGCATCGGCACGGCGGCGGATTGCGATTTGCAAATCGTCACCGAAGACCACTTCCTGCCGCCTGAAACGTACCTGCTGACCTTGCGTTTGAAAGACGGCGTTTATCGCGTGGCCGCCGCGACCAGTGAAGCCAATTTATTGCGCGACGGCGAACCGATTGCCGTCGGCGAAGCGATCCATGACGGCGACACTTTCCATTTTGGCTCAACCGGTATCCGGCTACGTTTCTTTGCGCTCAGCGAGGCGACAGAATTGAACGACTCCTTGGCACTGGGCACGGCAGTGCTGAAACGTGTCGGCCCGGCTTCCAAGCCCCTGCGTATTCGGCGCAGTCGGAATGGCTCGGCGGAAACGCTGCCCATCCCCCGCACTGATGTCGCGCTGGTTTTCGTCAAACAACTCGTGCGCGAGTTGGCCGCCGAAATCCCCAAACGCTGGCTTTACGTGATGGGCGGGCTGGCTGTGTTGCTGGTGGGCGCGGCGATTTACATTCCGACGCTGGGGTTTATTCAAGGCCGCCAAAATCAGCGCGCCATCAACGACCTCAACAAGACGATCGAAGAGACCCGCACCAAGCTCGAAGCCGTCAACAAAGAACTCACCAAAGTTGGTGAGAATGCCCAAAACGCCATCACCTCGGTTTCCTTCGCTTCACAAGTGGTGAAAAGTTACGGCGACAGTGTCTGCCTGATTTATGGGATGTATACCTTCGTTGACCCGCGCGCCGGGCGCGAAGCGCGCTTCCGCGAATTCAGCGAGAACAGCAATCCGATCAGCGCCAGCGGCGGCTTGAACCTCAGCACCGACGGCAACGGGCGCGTGTACGAAACCGAATTTATCGGCACTGGCTTTTTAGTGGACAAGGGCATCGTGCTGACCAATCGTCACGTGCTGCAACCCTGGGAAGATGATCCAGTCGCCAGCCTGATCCGCGCCCAAGGCTTTCGCCCGCGCGTGCGCGAGTTGTTGGTGTATTTTCCCAAAGCGCATCAACCCATTGCGCTGAAACAATTGGAAATCTCGACCGACCGCGACATCGCGCTGTGCGGTTTCGAGCAAGGCGACTTGAATTTGCCGGTGCTCCCCTTGGATGAGAAGGACGAGGGCGCGGTTAGCGGCCAATCGGTGGTGTTGATGGGTTACCCGGCGGGTTTGGAAGGCTTGCTGGCGCGCGTGGATGAGCGCGAACGCTGGGGGTTGTCACGCGTGACTTTGCATGCCGCGTTGAATGAACTCGCGGGGCGTGAGCAGATTCGCCCGCAATCTACGCAAGGCCACATCGGCGACATTACGCCGCGCCAACTGGTTCACGACGCACCCACCAGCGAAGGCGGATCGGGGAGTCCGGTCTTCGGCCTGAATGGCAAAGTCATCGGCGTCAACCAAGCCGTGATGCTCAACACCCCTTCCAATTTTGCCGTGCCTATTCGGTATGGCGTCGAATTGATTCAAAAACATAAAGCGCAAGCCCGCGCGGATGACGGCGCCTCATCGGCAAGTCCGGTGCTGGGGCAATAG